From a single Arachis hypogaea cultivar Tifrunner chromosome 3, arahy.Tifrunner.gnm2.J5K5, whole genome shotgun sequence genomic region:
- the LOC112791708 gene encoding serine hydroxymethyltransferase, mitochondrial, translating to MAMAMALRRLSSSIDKPLRPLFNATSVCYKSSLPDEAVYDKERPGVTWPKQLNAPLEVVDPQIADIIELEKARQWKGLELIPSENFTSVSVMQAVGSVMTNKYSEGYPGARYYGGNEYIDMAERLCQKRALEAFRLDPAKWGVNVQPLSGSPSNFQVYTALLKPHDRIMALDLPHGGHLSHGYQTDTKKISAVSIFFETMPYRLNESTGYIDYDQMENMAKLFRPKLIVAGASAYARLYDYARVRKVCDKQKAILLADMAHISGLVAAGVIPSPFDYADVVTTTTHKSLRGPRGAMIFFRKGVKETNKQGQEVLYDYEDRINQAVFPGLQGGPHNHTITGLAVALKQATTPEYRAYQEQVLSNCSKFAQALSERGYELVSGGTENHLVLVNLKNKGIDGSRVEKVLEAVHIAANKNTVPGDVSAMVPGGIRMGTPALTSRGFVEEDFVKVAEFFDAAVKLALKIKAESKGTKLKDFMATIESSSTFQSEIAKLRHDVEEYAKQFPTIGFDKATMKYKD from the exons atggcgaTGGCAATGGCGCTTCGGAGGCTCTCATCTTCCATAGACAAACCTCTCCGCCCTCTCTTCAATGCCACTTCCGTTTGCTACAAG TCATCGTTGCCTGATGAAGCTGTCTACGACAAAGAGAGACCAGGAGTTACA TGGCCAAAGCAATTGAATGCCCCACTTGAGGTTGTTGATCCTCAGATTGCTGATATAATTGAGCTCGAAAAAGCTAGGCAATGGAAG GGGCTTGAACTGATACCGTCAGAGAATTTCACTTCAGTCTCTGTAATGCAAGCTGTTGGCTCAGTCATGACTAACAAGTACAGTGAAGGATATCCTGGTGCAAGATATTATGGTGGAAATGA GTACATTGATATGGCAGAAAGACTATGTCAGAAGCGTGCCCTCGAGGCATTTAGGTTGGATCCAGCTAAATGGGGAG TGAACGTTCAGCCTCTATCTGGGTCTCCTTCAAATTTTCAAGTTTATACTGCATTGCTAAAACCTCATGACAGAATCATGGCACTTGATCTTCCTCATGGTGGACATCTTTCTCATGGATACCAG ACTGACACCAAAAAGATTTCTGCAGTCTCGATTTTTTTTGAGACAATGCCATATAGATTGAATGAAAGCACAGGATACATTGACTATGACCAG ATGGAAAACATGGCTAAACTCTTCAGGCCAAAATTAATTGTTGCTGGAGCCAGTGCTTATGCACGCCTGTATGATTATGCACGTGTACGCAAG GTGTGCGACAAACAGAAAGCTATACTGTTGGCAGATATGGCACACATCAGTGGATTGGTTGCAGCTGGTGTTATCCCATCACCTTTTGATTATGCAGATGTAGTGACTACCACCACTCACAAGTCACTTCGTGGCCCCCGTGGAGCTATGATATTCTTCAGGAAGGGAGTTAAAGAAACTAACAAACAAGGACAGGAG gtgtTGTATGACTACGAGGACCGAATCAACCAAGCTGTCTTCCCAGGACTGCAAGGTGGTCCGCACAACCACACCATTACTGGTTTGGCTGTTGCATTGAAGCAG GCTACAACTCCAGAGTATAGGGCATATCAAGAGCAAGTTCTCAGCAATTGTTCAAAATTTGCACAG GCTCTTAGTGAGAGAGGCTATGAGCTGGTTTCCGGTGGAACTGAGAATCATCTTGTTTTGGTGAATCTTAAGAACAAG GGAATTGATGGCTCCAGAGTTGAGAAGGTGTTGGAAGCTGTTCATATTGCAGCAAATAAAAACACTGTTCCTGGAGATGTCTCTGCTATGGTTCCTGGTGGCATCAGGATGG GAACGCCTGCCCTTACTTCTAGGGGATTTGTTGAGGAGGATTTTGTCAAGGTAGCGGAGTTTTTTGATGCAGCAGTAAAATTGGCTCTGAAGATAAAGGCAGAGAGCAAAG GAACGAAATTGAAGGACTTTATGGCCACAATCGAGTCATCTTCAACCTTTCAGTCAGAGATTGCAAAGCTCCGCCACGATGTTGAAGAGTATGCAAAGCAATTTCCAACCATTGGTTTCGATAAAGCAACCATGAAATACAAAGATTGA